A region from the Inhella inkyongensis genome encodes:
- a CDS encoding SDR family NAD(P)-dependent oxidoreductase translates to MKRVLITGAGQGIGAAIARRLQRDGGVELVLVGRRLAPLQALADELGAQAQACDVTDAAAVQALFEAVGPVDILINNAGQAESAPLTRTSDALWRQMLDVNLTGSFLCLRAALPAMQAAGWGRIVNVASTAAQRGYAYVAAYCAAKHGLLGLTRAAALELAKTGITVNAVCPGYTETELLAASIANVMAKTGRSEEQARADFARSNPQGRLIQPEEVAETVAWLCSEGAASITGQAISISGGEVMA, encoded by the coding sequence ATGAAGCGGGTGCTGATCACCGGCGCGGGCCAGGGCATTGGCGCGGCCATCGCGCGGCGCTTGCAGCGGGACGGTGGCGTTGAACTGGTGCTGGTGGGGCGGCGCTTGGCGCCGCTGCAGGCCTTGGCGGACGAGTTGGGCGCCCAGGCGCAGGCCTGCGATGTGACGGATGCGGCGGCCGTGCAGGCGCTGTTTGAGGCCGTGGGGCCGGTGGACATCTTGATCAACAACGCCGGCCAGGCGGAGTCGGCGCCGCTGACCCGCACCAGTGACGCGCTGTGGCGGCAGATGCTGGACGTCAACCTCACCGGCAGCTTTCTGTGCCTGCGCGCGGCGCTGCCGGCCATGCAGGCCGCCGGCTGGGGCCGCATCGTCAATGTGGCCAGCACAGCGGCGCAGCGCGGCTATGCCTATGTGGCGGCCTATTGCGCGGCCAAGCATGGCCTGCTGGGCCTGACCCGCGCGGCGGCACTCGAATTGGCCAAGACCGGCATCACCGTGAATGCCGTGTGCCCCGGCTACACCGAGACCGAGCTGCTGGCCGCCAGCATCGCCAATGTGATGGCCAAGACCGGTCGCAGCGAGGAGCAGGCCCGCGCTGATTTCGCGCGCAGCAACCCGCAGGGGCGGCTGATTCAGCCCGAGGAAGTTGCCGAGACGGTGGCCTGGTTGTGCAGCGAGGGGGCGGCGTCGATCACCGGACAGGCCATTTCAATTTCCGGTGGCGAGGTCATGGCATGA